In the Hevea brasiliensis isolate MT/VB/25A 57/8 chromosome 8, ASM3005281v1, whole genome shotgun sequence genome, TCTAACAAATCCGCTCTTGAGACTTTTGAGAATAGTTAGTGGCAATAAGAGGCCTGCAATGGGGTATGTTTATGCAGGAATATACCGAGCAAAAGAAGCAATTAAGAAGGAACTTGTAAAGAGGAATGATTATATGGTGTACTGGAATATTATAGATCATTGGTGGGAACAACAAAATAATCTCCCTCTTCATGCTGCTGGTTTCTTCCTTAATCCCAAGTTCTTTTATAGTATTGAAGGAGATGTCCACAATGAGATTCTGTCTCAGATGTTTGATTGCATAGAAAAACTGGTTCCTGATGTTAGTGTTCAAGATAAAATCACCAAAGAGATAAACTCTTACAAGAATGCTGCTGGAGATTTTGGAAGGAAGATGGCAGTTAGAGCTAGAGACACTCTGCTTCCTGGTGAGGTTCTTTCTTTCGATTGAATTTCTATTCAGCTTCTGAGTTACAATTTATCTTGTTGCTTGTAAGATAATATACTTGCATTTTCAGGACTACAAATGTCCAAGTGGGAGTTTGAGTGTAAATAAAATTTTGCTTTGCCCATGCATATAGCTAAGACACTTAGTTGGAACAGAAACCTTGCTTTATTTCTATTTACTTACTCTTACCTGGTGAAGATGATTAATAATGCTATGTTAGGTATGACAAAAACCCTTTCCGGAGCTTTTCCCTTATGCATGCCACTAGGCAGGATCATTACTATGCAAAGCCCTAAAGAAATTCCAAATCTTGAATATATTGGGGGAGACTTTGTGATCTATTAGGCCAATCTGGTGTCCATCATGCACTTGATCAAATAGCTTTTTTGTATGTCTTGAAATTATATCGGATGCTGAAATTGTATTTTCATGACTATACGGCGTCAAAAGCAATAGTTTGGCCATTGTTATCTTTTTGCTGTAGTTGAATGGTGGTCAACATATGGAGGAAGTTGCCCAAATTTGGTGCGGTTGGCTATCCGAATCCTCAGCCAAACCTCTAGTTTAATTGGGTATAAGCAAAATCATATTCTTGTTGAGCAAATATATGACACAAAAAATTGTTTGGAGCGCCAACGACTGAGTGACCTTATCTTTGCTCAGTATAATTTGCGACTGAAACAAATGTAAGTTTTCTGATGGGATTGAATATGCTTATAGATAGTATTTGAGAATTAGATAAAACAACATATCATATTTTTGCAGGGTTGGTAAGAATGAAGAACAAGACACCATTGATCCCATATCATTTGATAGCGTTAGTGCTTTGGAGGACTGGGTCAGGGAAAAAGACATGAGCTCAGAAGACTATGAAAACACAGATTGGATGGCACTTGATCCACCTGCTGCTAACACAAGGTTCCTAGGACATTCATATGATGAAGTTGAAGAGTTGAGTGTAGGTATGCATGATTCCTTTGATGTGAAAAATATTAAGCTTGATTTTCTGGTAAGCTAGTGTTGCTTAAAGAAGCATTCTTGGTGAATGCTGATTAAAGTTAGTATGTGCAGGGTTTGAAgatcatgatattttcaatagaATGAAAGACTCTGAGGAAAACAACGTGGAAGACAATCAGTAGAACAGCTTAGAAGTACACATTTTGTTTGGAGTATTTACATGGATGACTGGTTGCTTTTGCACTATAATCCATTGTAGTAGTGATTTATGATTAACattagagacaattatcagatgTAAATGGATTAGGATTCCTGTAACTGTAGACAGCATCACTAGGAAGACTAAACTAGATTATGGTGAACAAGATTTGATAATAACAACTGTTGTTCAGCGTCCATTGGCTGCGGTTCTTTCAATACCTTTTTGAAGTATTTAAGTACTAGTTAGATAGGCCTGATGTTTGAAAAAATTGCACTTAGTTTATAAATAGAGAAATAAGGCTGTATATTATGCATACTCCTGTAAATTTCATCTCACATGTATTCAAATAGATTTTTGAAGTTTTTTAAGCATTTTGAATCTAGAGAATGCTGAGCTATATATGCAATGAGATGAACATGTTATTTACACTCTAGCTCTTCATTGAGAGATATAAGATCTTGTTTTGGAATCCCTGCAAACGCACCTGACGATAACTGATATACAGTGTATTGTTACCTAGTCGAATGAAGTCTTAGTAGAATAGCTCGTTTAACTGATATGCAAGCATGTCTGACAGGAAGGAAAGAACATGCTGCTTAAAAATGTCTTCTTGTTCTTTCTTCCTTTGGAAGATTGAATCATGCGTGAGCCATGATGAGCTGATGATTTCTTGTTTGATTCAAATGCTGAAAGTTGATGGCGTGATTGGCTCTAAAGCAAAGTTTGATACTGATTTTACTTGTGCTTTTAAAAAAGACATTTTAGGAGTCGAATTGGAGACCATGAAGtggaaaggaaaaaagaaaaaaataaaaaataaaaaaaaaacccacTAGAAGGGATATTAATATTCATTTGATGACTTAGTTCGATCTTGTCCACTACTCTTCCAttaaaggaattttttttttatattttaattacaagTATGTGGTTCAATTTTTTGGCTGGACTCTGACTTCTTAACCTTCCTGAGGTCATATAGTGGCATCAAAAAACCTCACTTGAGGCAGCCATTGTTTAACTGACTCGTGCACAGGAaaatactctctctctctctctctctctttcccttaaTGGTTTTTCTTGAATTCTTTCTCATTTGACATGTTTTCTCCAATAGTTTAACCAGTGATTTTCTTGAACTTGACGACCAAAAATCTTCACTTATAATAAACATGATTTATTGACCAGCAATTGCCTTCTACCGTCCACCTTCCTTTTTGCTTGTTCATGTTGTCTTTATACTTTTGTGTTGGCTGCAACCATTCTGCATCGAGTCAACTCACGGAAAGTAGAGCAACTTATTGGACATTGCGAAATGTGAAAATTAATCCTACTCTAATAAAAGATCAAAAGCCAGGTTGAAAATTTGTTAAcccttttctttattttctgtgtTTATCCTATATAAGTTCCCAATCTTTGCCAAGAATTTTTCATGTTAGAAGTTCCTAGATCTTTAATATGTAATAACAGGAAAAGAAAATGGCGTGTTAAAAATGAGTTATCCATCAAAGGCAATTTGTTTCATGTCATGAACTCCTTGATTCTTTTGCAAAAGTTTGGATAGTTACCTGAAGTCTCTATCAAATCTGATCAGCCATTCAAGCTAAGAGGTTTGGGAACTGCATGGACTTCTctataaaattacttaatttactttacaacaatGTTGTGTCGTGGATGGAAGAAAATGATGGGTATGGACTGTTCCCTCATTTAGCGATGCGGCTGCCCCGGCAAAAAGTGCGGTCTCCCTGCATTTTTGGCAGATTCCAGGGACAGAACTTTTTTCTGCAGTGCACAGATATTACAGAAGTCAAGTTCTCTTGATCATCTGTATGTTAAAGGCTAGTTTGGTGCATTAGCTTGCCGGGAGCAGTAAACTTTAGCAGGGTACCTCAAGAACATTCTAATAGGTCCGTCAAAACCTTTTCTGCAATGGTAATTCATGTTTTATCCGTGCAGAACTGAGCTATGAGCTCAAATTTCCAATTTCTCAATCTAGAGCTTATGTTAAAGGCACCGTTCTTCACAGGCAACCCTTTCTGCAAATCATGGCACTACATTTCTTTGAGAACGTACTGGATGATAATGATGATGTAATTAAAGTAAATGTTTTGAAAAATAGATTTTCATCATTAATAAAGAGGATTAAAGATGATACTATTAATAAAATTAGGATAGTGTTTCATTCCTTGCTTGGATTATTATATGTAATGGATAAAGATGCTGTGGTGGTTGGCAGGGTTGCCcctaaattttgattaaaaaaacaaaaaagaaacgAAAATCAACCAAGTTGGATGCTCAAGAAATTTGTATATTGGAATATGTCTCGTTCAATCGCACTCACAACTATTGGTTGATTTCCTGAATCTGCAGTCCAGTAGCTGGCATCCAAAAATTTCGAAGCAAAAAGCATGAAGTCGCATTAATATATGAGTATTCTGGTGAATAACAATGACAGCACCCACATCATGAAATGTTTGTAGAAGACAGAATCAATGATGTCAAATTTCCCACAATGAATGTAAAGAAAACAATATCTACTTGGAAATTTACAGCCCACATATGGGATATCAATCGATTAATttgcatttttaaaaaaaaaaaaaaagagaaatcaaaATATTTATATAGAAAACCAATCTCAAtgctaaaaaattataaaagggaGAAAATTTAGTTCTCTACACAATGGTTATCTGCCTTCATTTCTACCAGAATGTGACAGGGGTGAAGTTGAACCAGCTTCAATATCAATATCCCCATAATCACCCCCAGATGAACAAATACTGACTTTCTCAAAATTTGATGACAATGGATATGAATGTACAAAATCCTCAAACTCCCTACCGCTACTACCACCATCACCCTTTTTCCCATCATATGCATCTGGGCCTGCAACCACCTCAGGCGATGACACTTCTCCCTCCATGTACCTCACAACCCGCCTCATCGCAGGCCTCATGTCGGGAACGTTGTTGGAACACATTAGGCCCAGCTTCAACACAACAACAGCCTCAAGCTCATTAAACTCACCATTCAATCTTGGATCCACTACATCAAGAACTGCACCACTTCTCCACTTCTCCCACACCCAGTCCACCAAAATGAGCTCCTCGGGCAATGCTTTAGGCTCAATAGGTCTTCTTCCACACACTACTTCGAGCAATAATGCACCAAATGCAAACACATCTGAGCTTGTAGTGGGCTTGCCTGTTCTCGTTAGCTCAGGTGCTAAGTAACCCAAAGTGCCTACCACCCTAGTGGTGCTGGGATTAGTGCCCCGCTCATATAATTTGGCTAGGCCAAAGTCACCAAGTCTTCCATTTAGCTCAGAATCTAACAACACATTGCCTGCCTTTATGTCTCTGTGAATCACAGTCTGTTCCCATCCTTCATGCAAATACAGAAGGCCAGAAGCAACACCTTTACTAATATTGAACCTTTGTTCCCAGTTGAGAATGGTTTTAGGCTCATCAAACAAGTACTTGTCTAAACTCCCATTAGACATGAAATCATAGACAAGTAGCAAGTCACCTTGCCGGCTACACCAGCCCAGCAACTGAACCAAATTTCTGTGTCGCAGACGACCAATACTAGCAATCTCAGACACAAATTCTCTCACTCCTTGTTTAGATTCATGAGAGATTCGCTTAACTGCAACTTGAGTGTCAGAATTTGGTAGAGTTCCTTTATACACTTTGCCTGATCCACCAAAACCAAGAAGCTCTTTGTCTCTAAAGCCCCTTGTTGCTTTCTTGAGTTCTTGATAAGAAAATCTATGAGGACCAACATCAAACTCCCATTCCTCTATCACATCGGCAttcttgatctttctaatgaggtAAAAAGACATAGCAATAACCAAGATTATAAACACAACAGCTGAAACTGTGACAGTTGCAATCAATATTGTGTGACTCTTTTTGGGCCCAGGAATAGAAGGAAGAGAAGATAGAGCTAAAGACTGAGCCATTCCATTCATACTAAAACTCCATCCAAGAATATAGTGTGTGCTTGCAAGGATACCGGTTGATGAAGAGAACCCAACATACATATAATCTTTGAGGAAAAGAGAAAGATCTACTTCAAAAGACAAGATGGAAGATCTTGGTTTTATGGAAGAAGGGGAAAGCCTAACCTCTATTATATTGTTGGTTGAGTCATAATCTACCCAAGCTTGAATGACACTACCACTCTGGAGAGTCAAATTCATCTTCGTagaattatcaataaaataagCAGCAGGTACAGATTTATTTGATACCAGACTATTTATATCAATACCAACATGGTTATCATTTATATCACCAAACTCAAAATCTTGAACTGTATCAAATTCAACTGCGAAAATGTGATTTGAGAGATTACCAATATCGCTTGCATTGAGCAGGCCTAGGTACTGGCTTGGAAGAGACCCTGGGAGCTCCTTTGAAGTAGAGATAGTAAAAGCAAAACCATGGCCACCTAGCTTTGGGTACTCGGCAACTATTGCGAAAGCAAAGGCGGTCGAAAAGGAAAAAGCTTTGCCATTGCTAGAGCTCTTAAATTGGACTGGATTGGAGTAAAAAGCATGACCTTTCAAGCGAAGAGTGTTGTTTGTTAAGCGAAGTACGCCATTATTTTCAATCTCAGCACCATCATATAGGCTCATATTGCTCTTAGCACGATCAAAACCATGGGAGAAGAGTTCATCTAGCTGGGAAAAAACGGGGTTCGAAACAAGAAAGAGAAAAAACAAGAGAAGTGAGAGTTTCTGGGACATTATAgaatgaaaattttgatatttcTGAAACAGAGGATGCTCTGTTTTCTGCAAGATTCAAAAAGCTTTAGCCTTTGGTTTTTGTTACATATTCAACATGCGTCTAAACTTGGTTTAGAAAAGACAAAGAAAAGCAGGGAAAGGAATCAGTGGCTGCTTCGTGGTTGGTGGAAGGGAGATGTAGGATTTTGGTAAATTGCCTACCGCAGTGTTCAACcacttaactttaatttattaaaataaaatcttttaattttaattttattttaaaaaagtcTGAAAAAGCAagttttttctttaaaataatataattacttttttattctcttatctttatttttttatttttataattaaattaattaacaattattattaataaaattattttattttaactaaatttattaataaaatgattaattatattgttatttattattaattaaaatttaatttttaacaatttggaaacatgataatataataataaattttaaaaataatattttattaatattttagtttatatatataaaaaaatagaaataataatttataaatttattttgattaaatattaatttagtgttaattaaaaaaataaacttgAAAACTTACTATTTATAAATTAAACagaattttattgaaataaaattaaaataaaaaattttatttaaataaattaaaaataaataaaataaaataaaataattacttaAATTGAGTACAGTCCATACAATTTACCCTCTAAGATTTTATTTCACATGGGTTTGAGGCAACTAAAGCATTAGAGTTCCATTTTAGCCTCACCCACCATTTTTGAAAACAAGGAAGATAAAAGCTACATATTGTTGGCTGCTCCAGCAGCTTTAAGCTTattcagcatttaaattgtggTAGCTTTGAATTAATTTCACAAATTGCTCTTCCTTAAAGTCTAATCCTCTCATGATTAGTGTTTAGTGGTTGAATATTTATAAAGAGGTAAAAACTTTAAATTCTCAATTAGTTTATGAAAATCAAACTCAAATATATAAAtgcattatgaaaaattaaataccCAAACTGAAAAAACACAAACTGAAATACACATATTGAGTAAGAATGGTTACTTGAGTTGAGAGAAGACTTAGTTTTAGATTTGATAGTTGTAGTTTTAATAATCTTGTGAGAAGGAGAAAAGAGTGAAGGAAAACTTGGATTGCCTTGGCCTCGTGCTGGCTTCGTCGCTGCACTTACACAAGAACATGTAAGCTAGAATAGAATACACTCACACAGCAGCACACTAACCACACAAAATCGGCTAGTAAAATAAAGGAACTCCCTTACCAAATATCCTCGATTTGCTTTCAGAATAATCGAAACCTACTACTTACAATTCATACTGGAAGGTAAAACCCACTGCTTGTCAAGACCGAGGAAACCATAGCATCGACAGAGGAAAAAGGGAAAAAACTCTAAAGACTAACCCAGAATTTGAGAGAAAACTCTTTCTCTAAAAGGTTAGAGAGAAAATTCCTTAAAACTCTGGAGTCTGTGAAGAACTTTCATTCAATGGTCTTGAAAATTATGTTAATAGTTTCATCTGATTgtctgtgaaaaagaaggattcaTAGTTTAAATaggatgaaaattattgtgaagtttttcataattaataagcTATTTCATAGGAATGATATATATAGAAAAGCAATAatttgtataaaaaaaaattagaaatggtCCTATTTATTACTAAGTGTACTTTAAATCTGAAAATAACTAAATCAacgaattttgaaaaattttaaaattatattactaTTAATGCTTTCAAATATATATTTCtttacataaataattaaaaattatttatcaatTCATCACATTATAGATTATATCATTTTACTTGATAAAGTTCATTTTCGAAAAAAGTTACAATAAAATTCTAAAAGTAAATAAACTTTTGGATGGACAATATTTGTTTTTgtctcaattaatttttaattttctccAAAAGAGAGTTTAGTGATTAAACTTATGAGGGAGCTAACATAAAATAGGTTAAATTGCACTGACTATCTCACAATTATATGGTTATTTCATTTCAATCGATTCAACttaaatttgaaaaaataaaaaactttaactttagttttattttagaaaaaaatcTCAAACCTGTTAtatcaaatttctttttttttttgaaaaattaatcctaaattaatatttaatcaaaataaatctatagattattatttattatttttttatttttatgcaaaacttaaaatattgaaaaaaatcatatattaataaaacattattttaaaatttattattattattattattattattattattattattattattttccaggttgttacatattaaattttaattaataataaataacatatatttaattaataattttattggtaataaaataagaaagaaaaaaaaagaaaatgggatAAAAGGGTAATCTTATTCATTTTAATATAGAAATATGTTATTGTAGATTATATGTATTTTTTCTGAAAcaaaattaaagttaagatattttattttaacaaattaaaattgcgtgattaaaataaaataactaaataagtTGAGAAATAGTTGGTGGAATTTACCCtatataaatatgtatatatacaaaTAGTATATTAAAAATCTAGGGGTTAATTGATCTTATAAcatgaaaaaaatgagaaattgaaGGATATTCTATTTATGAAAGAAAAATAGCTCAATTATATAGATAAATTCCAACAATTAACTTTGTTGCATTTGTTTTTGATCCTTAATATAAAATTGATGAATTGTTTAATTATTTGattgcttatcataaatgtttagaaacaaatgattttgttaaaattgCACAAGAGGTAAAGGAAAATATTATAGATATGCATGCATTTCAATCTTTAGTTATTTTCAGTCACATCTTATCAAATATGTACCAAGCGTATTATAATGAatgtatcaaataatttcaattaTATGGAGATTATACGGCTAATTGAAGTTGGTGGTTGAGAAAAAAGATGAACAAGAGACTAATTGAAGTTGGTGGTAGGAAACGAAGCAGATTTCAAGATTGAATGTTGTAATAAACAAACAAAATTAGAGGGACAACAATCCATTTAAGACAAGGAAAAAATACAGGACTATAGGATGATCATTCCAGCATCAGTTGGGAAGTGCTTATCCTTCCACAAACAACATAAAAATCCTAATAAAAAGGCCTAAAAAGTTCCTCTATCAATGGAATCTTGGTTCTCTTCACCAAGAGCAGCCTCATTCAAGTACTTGTCAGCCAATTGGACTCTCTTCACATTCTCTTGTTCTTGGACAAGCATCTGTCCGTACTCAAGGAGCTTTTCCAGGTTCATCTTTGGCTGCTCGAATGTTGGGGGTCCTTCGATTGAGTTCACAAGCTTCTTCCCAACGGCCTGCACTCCAACGCCTGTAACCCACTTCCTCACTTCATCATCGTAAACTCTTGCCCTCAGAGCACCGAAGAAGTCTGCAAATGGCACACCCCATATATATAATCATTCCAGCAAATTAAACATAGAATTACAACGAAATAGACTTTCTTTTTCCATTAACTTACCAATGGATTGACCCGGGAAGGCATCGACAAGCTTGACAATGTGTTCAAAAGGAACACCGTCGGTTCTGAAAATTCCAGTGCAGACACCAATTCTATCTTCCCTGGTGGGTGCCCAGTAGAATTTCTCCATACGACCATCACGGATAAGAGGAGCATACAATGTAGAGAAATCGTTACCAGTGACGATGATAGGGACACGGGGATTCTCCTCCTTGTTGTACATGCCAGGAAGTTGCACATTTGTTGGGTTATCAGCAATGTTCATAAGGGTAGCATTCACCATCTGGTTGTTCACAGTGTACTGGGTTGTTCCTCCAAGCCTACCTGCTCCAGCATCAAGATCGTTGATAAAGAGGCAGCacatttttcccttcttcttaATGATATCTGCTGCTTCACGGTACCTTTGCCTGATGAGCTTGGCGGGTTCACCAGCGTTTCCACTTTCCAATTCTCCAGCACTCATCATGATTGGACTGAAATTTGTATCATAGAAGCAGTGAAGTCAGGTTCCCGTATTTTTTTCTATttactaaataacaagatatggactcaCTTGATTCCCATCTTGGCAAAGACAAGCTCACACTGGAAGGATTTTCCTTGACCTTTGCCTCCCCAGATACCCAAGATGAGAGGAACCTGAGACAAAGAAAGAGTTTTTGTTCAAGTTTACCTAAATAATGCAGAACGGTTCTAATTAAACTTATTATGAATATATAGAAAGAGAGAAGGACGATATTAAATACCTTGATGTTTGGCAGGGTCATGTAGTTCTTGGTGATGTGAACAACAAGCTTGTCCATGAAAGCAGGAGCAATGTAGAAACCATCCATGTTGTTGTCCAAGTTGTATCTACGAGAAACAGTCACCAACTTAAATTAGAAAGGTTAAGGTTTATACAAGAGTTACCATCATTAAGTTAAAGCTCTAATTTGCAAAAGAATTGTAAAAACCACTTACTGACGAAGCCCAGCGCTAATGTACTCATAAGAACTCAAAACGGCGTGGTGGGTTCCGGTTCCCATGGGGGCTTGGAAGAGAGAGTCCACCAAACCCTTCCCTCTGGTGATATCTTGTTGGTCATCAGATGTGTCAGAGACAAGGCCTCCCCATCTGTCCTTGTCAGTCTGCTTCTGCTCATCGTACTCTGCAACAACCTTGAAGCTTCCTGATGAAACCTTGGAGTTTGTCAACCTTGAGCTCACTTTCTTCAAGCTGCTGCCCAAGAAAGCCGAAGTTGGGACAGAGGATCCAGCACCAGAGCCATTCAAGGCTAGCTGCAgcacaaattcaactcttttagaCACAATCaaccacatatatatatatatatatatatatatatatatatatcaaactcATTAACAAGTTCCAATCTTTTCCCTGTTCAAGTGTAGCACAGCACCAGAAACTAA is a window encoding:
- the LOC110646771 gene encoding L-type lectin-domain containing receptor kinase S.4-like, translated to MSQKLSLLLFFLFLVSNPVFSQLDELFSHGFDRAKSNMSLYDGAEIENNGVLRLTNNTLRLKGHAFYSNPVQFKSSSNGKAFSFSTAFAFAIVAEYPKLGGHGFAFTISTSKELPGSLPSQYLGLLNASDIGNLSNHIFAVEFDTVQDFEFGDINDNHVGIDINSLVSNKSVPAAYFIDNSTKMNLTLQSGSVIQAWVDYDSTNNIIEVRLSPSSIKPRSSILSFEVDLSLFLKDYMYVGFSSSTGILASTHYILGWSFSMNGMAQSLALSSLPSIPGPKKSHTILIATVTVSAVVFIILVIAMSFYLIRKIKNADVIEEWEFDVGPHRFSYQELKKATRGFRDKELLGFGGSGKVYKGTLPNSDTQVAVKRISHESKQGVREFVSEIASIGRLRHRNLVQLLGWCSRQGDLLLVYDFMSNGSLDKYLFDEPKTILNWEQRFNISKGVASGLLYLHEGWEQTVIHRDIKAGNVLLDSELNGRLGDFGLAKLYERGTNPSTTRVVGTLGYLAPELTRTGKPTTSSDVFAFGALLLEVVCGRRPIEPKALPEELILVDWVWEKWRSGAVLDVVDPRLNGEFNELEAVVVLKLGLMCSNNVPDMRPAMRRVVRYMEGEVSSPEVVAGPDAYDGKKGDGGSSGREFEDFVHSYPLSSNFEKVSICSSGGDYGDIDIEAGSTSPLSHSGRNEGR
- the LOC110646773 gene encoding ribulose bisphosphate carboxylase/oxygenase activase, chloroplastic; this encodes MAATISTVGAVNRAPLALNGSGAGSSVPTSAFLGSSLKKVSSRLTNSKVSSGSFKVVAEYDEQKQTDKDRWGGLVSDTSDDQQDITRGKGLVDSLFQAPMGTGTHHAVLSSYEYISAGLRQYNLDNNMDGFYIAPAFMDKLVVHITKNYMTLPNIKVPLILGIWGGKGQGKSFQCELVFAKMGINPIMMSAGELESGNAGEPAKLIRQRYREAADIIKKKGKMCCLFINDLDAGAGRLGGTTQYTVNNQMVNATLMNIADNPTNVQLPGMYNKEENPRVPIIVTGNDFSTLYAPLIRDGRMEKFYWAPTREDRIGVCTGIFRTDGVPFEHIVKLVDAFPGQSIDFFGALRARVYDDEVRKWVTGVGVQAVGKKLVNSIEGPPTFEQPKMNLEKLLEYGQMLVQEQENVKRVQLADKYLNEAALGEENQDSIDRGTF